One region of Bdellovibrio bacteriovorus genomic DNA includes:
- the recO gene encoding DNA repair protein RecO, with protein MTQGKDRFIILRKIKYSEADLILHALSPVGEKLSFIARGALKSKKRFGGGVLEPTHFVSFTYKQAEEGQLNVLQEATLLNDFPGIRKDYDRLELALHMIDCVSKVSQEGDKSSEFLFNLLGNALKAVETAKDPLVLKMHFYIKFLLQQGVVNAEPWMAPFFKAHLADTDKLAPQRGLVDQELRNVEAMVRHYLEHATL; from the coding sequence ACTTGATCCTTCACGCGCTTTCACCCGTCGGGGAAAAGCTGTCTTTCATCGCTCGGGGTGCCTTGAAAAGTAAAAAGCGCTTCGGTGGGGGAGTGCTTGAACCCACCCATTTCGTGAGTTTCACCTATAAACAGGCCGAAGAAGGACAGCTGAATGTTCTTCAAGAAGCGACTCTGCTGAACGACTTCCCTGGTATTCGTAAAGACTATGACCGCCTGGAACTTGCTCTGCACATGATTGATTGTGTGAGCAAAGTCAGTCAGGAAGGTGATAAATCTTCTGAGTTTCTTTTCAATCTTTTAGGGAATGCTTTAAAGGCTGTCGAGACCGCAAAGGATCCTCTCGTTTTAAAGATGCACTTTTATATCAAGTTTCTTCTTCAGCAAGGTGTTGTGAATGCAGAACCTTGGATGGCGCCGTTCTTTAAGGCTCATCTTGCGGATACGGACAAGCTTGCTCCCCAACGTGGACTTGTGGATCAGGAACTTCGCAATGTCGAAGCTATGGTCCGCCACTATCTTGAACACGCGACTCTGTAA